One part of the Haliotis asinina isolate JCU_RB_2024 chromosome 2, JCU_Hal_asi_v2, whole genome shotgun sequence genome encodes these proteins:
- the LOC137272648 gene encoding uncharacterized protein isoform X1, which yields MKPSIHCLYGNCKYTDKTAGSDNITFVPFPKPLTQRIRKRVRKWLDACGRRDVSVSFVEKNFNKCYLCATHFVGGDGPTKLRPDPICFQIEEPSEDTDSSEEAHMYEDLSDRNAKVCCVAHCGSVSSRDWLTTFYPIPQDDDQLQQRWRDALRLGTGFLADNLYVCSKHFISGLKSNFSAHPDYVPSILPSSTVHDIKALRNTLREFENGSAEKTMKSNFKSLKRHWLECGFTSEDLQLGMERVKALKRAREHAEHKEQQVLKAVRLKRKFGNKINVGSGLQEIKQEQDSEFVQRDEEFVIENERAVESEEDSHDFDLSVKQEPMSESSVDIKTEDNQNGLTWSDSGSLCLQEEEDMESSCSKGQSFCSEEKVEQGSFPENDTCPFTVVRTDGKVMMSEKGIKTEPEDNEYEKAVAPAVNKNSQDFCDEMCVNSGGPEERHQNLGTIFPSADFECPKSDKENNTNWIHKNGCDFKALSVSLDQRQRCSNSEVGKMSHISNGHTADMLNRTQSVGEQEGLGPEVNTLAQAQEDNSSAAGHASVCGPQASFRCGTPMGTEANPDPLVDETFTLSDSSSAPPEFEDPNSKMCQTEKGISKEYTFEKALKQMKIQLTPSEMKSLLKEELGARGICPSFQRKGRVIVNAGVQSSTDKLVLHDLNMHCVRLNRELMQHRKKLKSLTYDFLDKGSKVTKGNVLHHTGCYTFASLVELYQYVSVCLETPPLDDISDSQEFILTLMKLRLGLHNYDLAFRFQIDPTSVPRILNKWISIFFNTLSPLIMWPESEPERTEYRNQRWRLLKLRYFLLMAYDGIDSMKEDWLIQQNVDEIIKICDVLNSFIVLEKTMSRYVPILPETSPFFIERTKPIAVVVNHSTIEKKQETQPSETNEENVNKTEQKYTESQDKHIDEENKSKTDDIEEHVDCIQTQNRNISKFTKDIPQSVGDDVDKDLELQTICQEILQQDSTESSKYACQKEVDILRDVQLEGLGKESRCKIMTSVRVITKGRGIMIGPPMEEVEVGTTPSQERATLLDLKKVFSIIADDESECMD from the exons atgaaaccatcaataCACTGCCTGTATGGCAATTGCAAATATACTGATAAGACGGCAGGTAGTGACAATATTACTTTTGTACCATTTCCGAAACCGTTGACTCAAAGAATCCGTAAACGAGTGCGGAAATGGTTGGATGCATGTGGAAGACGCGACGTCAGTGTCAGTTTTGTGGAGAAAAATTTTAACAAGTGCTACCTGTGCGCCACACATTTTGTTGGGGGTGATGGCCCGACCAAGCTTCGCCCAGACCCCATATGTTTTCAAATAGAGGAACCATCAGAG GACACTGACAGCAGTGAGGAGGCCCACATGTATGAGGACCTATCTGACAGG AATGCTAAGGTTTGCTGTGTGGCTCACTGTGGATCTGTGTCTAGCCGAGACTGGTTGACCACCTTCTACCCCATCCCCCAGGATGACGACCAGCTGCAGCAGCGGTGGAGAGATGCCCTGAGACTGGGGACAGGTTTCCTGGCTGATAATCTGTATGTGTGCAGCAAACACTTTATATCAG GCCTCAAGTCCAACTTCTCTGCACATCCAGACTATGTTCCATCTATTCTTCCATCATCTACAGTTCATGATATAAAGGCACTGAGAAATACTCTTCGAGA GTTTGAAAATGGCAGTGCTGAGAAAACAATGAAGTCCAACTTCAAATCATTGAAACGACACTGGCTTGAATGTGGTTTCACCAGTGAAGATCTTCAACTTGGCATGGAGAGGGTGAAAGCTCTCAAGCGTGCACGGGAACATGCCGAACACAAAGAACAACAGGTATTAAAAGCTGTCAGATTAAAAAGAAAATTTGGAAATAAGATTAATGTAGGCAGTGGATTGCAAGAAATCAAACAAGAACAAGATTCAGAATTTGTACAGAGGGATGAGGAATTTGTGATCGAGAATGAAAGAGCAGTGGAATCTGAGGAAGACAGTCATGACTTTGATCTTTCGGTCAAACAGGAACCAATGTCAGAAAGCAGTGTTGACATTAAAACAGAGGACAACCAGAATGGGTTAACTTGGTCTGATTCAGGttcattatgtcttcaagaagAGGAGGATATGGAGTCCTCATGTTCCAAAGGACAAAGCTTCTGCTCTGAAGAAAAAGTCGAACAGGGTTCTTTTCCTGAAAATGACACTTGTCCTTTCACTGTGGTGAGGACAGATGGGAAGGTCATGATGTCAGAGAAGGGAATCAAGACAGAGCCTGAAGACAATGAGTATGAGAAGGCAGTGGCACCAGCAGTCAACAAAAACAGCCAAGACTTCTGTGATGAGATGTGTGTTAATTCAGGTGGTCCTGAGGAAAGACATCAAAATCTTGGAACTATTTTTCCTTCAGCTGACTTTGAATGTCCTAAAAGTGACAAAGAGAATAACACAAACTGGATACATAAGAATGGTTGTGATTTTAAAGCTTTGAGTGTTAGTTTGGATCAGAGACAAAGATGTTCTAATTCAGAAGTTGGCAAGATGTCACATATTTCCAATGGTCATACTGCTGATATGTTGAATAGAACTCAGAGTGTGGGAGAACAAGAAGGTCTAGGCCCTGAAGTAAATACATTGGCACAAGCACAAGAGGACAACTCCTCAGCGGCAGGACATGCTTCTGTTTGTGGCCCTCAAGCCAGTTTCAGATGTGGAACACCAATGGGCACAGAGGCAAACCCTGACCCTCTTGTAGATGAGACATTCACCTTATCAGATTCATCATCAGCACCTCCAGAGTTCGAGGATCCAAATTCCAAAATGTGTCAGACAGAAAAAGGTATATCAAAAGAATATACTTTTGAAAAAGcactgaaacaaatgaaaatccaGTTAACTCCGTCAGAGATGAAAAGCCTGCTCAAGGAGGAATTGGGCGCACGTGGAATATGTCCATCATTTCAGAGAAAGGGGAGAGTCATTGTAAATGCTGGTGTTCAGTCAAGTACAGATAAACTGGTTCTTCATGACCTCAATATGCATTGTGTACGATTAAACAGAGAACTCATGCAACACAGAAAGAAACTAAAAAGCCTCACCTACGATTTCTTGGACAAAGGATCGAAGGTGACTAAGGGGAATGTGTTGCACCACACAGGTTGTTACACGTTTGCCTCCCTTGTAGAGCTGTATCAGTATGTTTCGGTATGTTTGGAAACACCTCCTCTCGATGACATCTCAGACTCCCAGGAATTCATTTTGACTCTTATGAAACTAAGACTTGGTCTCCACAATTATGACCTGGCTTTTCGATTTCAAATCGATCCCACCAGCGTGCCACGAATTTTGAACAAATGGATATCCATCTTCTTCAATACTCTTTCCCCACTTATCATGTGGCCTGAATCAGAACCTGAAAGAACAGAATATAGAAACCAAAGATGGAGACTGTTGAAGCTGAGGTATTTCCTTCTTATGGCTTATGATGGTATTGACAGCATGAAGGAGGACTGGCTCATACAGCAAAATGTGGATGAAATTATCAAGATCTGTGATGTTCTCAACAGTTTTATCGTTCTGGAAAAAACAATGTCTAGATACGTTCCAATTCTGCCAGAAACATCACCTTTTTTCATTGAACGGACAAAACCAATTGCTGTTGTGGTAAATCATAGTacaatagaaaaaaaacaagaaacacaaccttctgAGACAAATGAAGAAAATGTTAACAAGACTGAACAAAAGTATACAGAAAGTCAAGATAAACATATAGACgaagaaaacaaatcaaaaacaGATGATATTGAAGAGCATGTTGATTGTATTCAGACACAAAACAGAAATATCTCTAAATTCACCAAAGACATTCCACAGAGTGTTGGAGATGATGTTGACAAGGATCTTGAACTGCAGACCATTTGCCAGGAAATCCTTCAACAAGACTCCACTGAGAGCAGTAAATATGCATGTCAGAAGG
- the LOC137272648 gene encoding uncharacterized protein isoform X2: protein MYEDLSDRNAKVCCVAHCGSVSSRDWLTTFYPIPQDDDQLQQRWRDALRLGTGFLADNLYVCSKHFISGLKSNFSAHPDYVPSILPSSTVHDIKALRNTLREFENGSAEKTMKSNFKSLKRHWLECGFTSEDLQLGMERVKALKRAREHAEHKEQQVLKAVRLKRKFGNKINVGSGLQEIKQEQDSEFVQRDEEFVIENERAVESEEDSHDFDLSVKQEPMSESSVDIKTEDNQNGLTWSDSGSLCLQEEEDMESSCSKGQSFCSEEKVEQGSFPENDTCPFTVVRTDGKVMMSEKGIKTEPEDNEYEKAVAPAVNKNSQDFCDEMCVNSGGPEERHQNLGTIFPSADFECPKSDKENNTNWIHKNGCDFKALSVSLDQRQRCSNSEVGKMSHISNGHTADMLNRTQSVGEQEGLGPEVNTLAQAQEDNSSAAGHASVCGPQASFRCGTPMGTEANPDPLVDETFTLSDSSSAPPEFEDPNSKMCQTEKGISKEYTFEKALKQMKIQLTPSEMKSLLKEELGARGICPSFQRKGRVIVNAGVQSSTDKLVLHDLNMHCVRLNRELMQHRKKLKSLTYDFLDKGSKVTKGNVLHHTGCYTFASLVELYQYVSVCLETPPLDDISDSQEFILTLMKLRLGLHNYDLAFRFQIDPTSVPRILNKWISIFFNTLSPLIMWPESEPERTEYRNQRWRLLKLRYFLLMAYDGIDSMKEDWLIQQNVDEIIKICDVLNSFIVLEKTMSRYVPILPETSPFFIERTKPIAVVVNHSTIEKKQETQPSETNEENVNKTEQKYTESQDKHIDEENKSKTDDIEEHVDCIQTQNRNISKFTKDIPQSVGDDVDKDLELQTICQEILQQDSTESSKYACQKEVDILRDVQLEGLGKESRCKIMTSVRVITKGRGIMIGPPMEEVEVGTTPSQERATLLDLKKVFSIIADDESECMD, encoded by the exons ATGTATGAGGACCTATCTGACAGG AATGCTAAGGTTTGCTGTGTGGCTCACTGTGGATCTGTGTCTAGCCGAGACTGGTTGACCACCTTCTACCCCATCCCCCAGGATGACGACCAGCTGCAGCAGCGGTGGAGAGATGCCCTGAGACTGGGGACAGGTTTCCTGGCTGATAATCTGTATGTGTGCAGCAAACACTTTATATCAG GCCTCAAGTCCAACTTCTCTGCACATCCAGACTATGTTCCATCTATTCTTCCATCATCTACAGTTCATGATATAAAGGCACTGAGAAATACTCTTCGAGA GTTTGAAAATGGCAGTGCTGAGAAAACAATGAAGTCCAACTTCAAATCATTGAAACGACACTGGCTTGAATGTGGTTTCACCAGTGAAGATCTTCAACTTGGCATGGAGAGGGTGAAAGCTCTCAAGCGTGCACGGGAACATGCCGAACACAAAGAACAACAGGTATTAAAAGCTGTCAGATTAAAAAGAAAATTTGGAAATAAGATTAATGTAGGCAGTGGATTGCAAGAAATCAAACAAGAACAAGATTCAGAATTTGTACAGAGGGATGAGGAATTTGTGATCGAGAATGAAAGAGCAGTGGAATCTGAGGAAGACAGTCATGACTTTGATCTTTCGGTCAAACAGGAACCAATGTCAGAAAGCAGTGTTGACATTAAAACAGAGGACAACCAGAATGGGTTAACTTGGTCTGATTCAGGttcattatgtcttcaagaagAGGAGGATATGGAGTCCTCATGTTCCAAAGGACAAAGCTTCTGCTCTGAAGAAAAAGTCGAACAGGGTTCTTTTCCTGAAAATGACACTTGTCCTTTCACTGTGGTGAGGACAGATGGGAAGGTCATGATGTCAGAGAAGGGAATCAAGACAGAGCCTGAAGACAATGAGTATGAGAAGGCAGTGGCACCAGCAGTCAACAAAAACAGCCAAGACTTCTGTGATGAGATGTGTGTTAATTCAGGTGGTCCTGAGGAAAGACATCAAAATCTTGGAACTATTTTTCCTTCAGCTGACTTTGAATGTCCTAAAAGTGACAAAGAGAATAACACAAACTGGATACATAAGAATGGTTGTGATTTTAAAGCTTTGAGTGTTAGTTTGGATCAGAGACAAAGATGTTCTAATTCAGAAGTTGGCAAGATGTCACATATTTCCAATGGTCATACTGCTGATATGTTGAATAGAACTCAGAGTGTGGGAGAACAAGAAGGTCTAGGCCCTGAAGTAAATACATTGGCACAAGCACAAGAGGACAACTCCTCAGCGGCAGGACATGCTTCTGTTTGTGGCCCTCAAGCCAGTTTCAGATGTGGAACACCAATGGGCACAGAGGCAAACCCTGACCCTCTTGTAGATGAGACATTCACCTTATCAGATTCATCATCAGCACCTCCAGAGTTCGAGGATCCAAATTCCAAAATGTGTCAGACAGAAAAAGGTATATCAAAAGAATATACTTTTGAAAAAGcactgaaacaaatgaaaatccaGTTAACTCCGTCAGAGATGAAAAGCCTGCTCAAGGAGGAATTGGGCGCACGTGGAATATGTCCATCATTTCAGAGAAAGGGGAGAGTCATTGTAAATGCTGGTGTTCAGTCAAGTACAGATAAACTGGTTCTTCATGACCTCAATATGCATTGTGTACGATTAAACAGAGAACTCATGCAACACAGAAAGAAACTAAAAAGCCTCACCTACGATTTCTTGGACAAAGGATCGAAGGTGACTAAGGGGAATGTGTTGCACCACACAGGTTGTTACACGTTTGCCTCCCTTGTAGAGCTGTATCAGTATGTTTCGGTATGTTTGGAAACACCTCCTCTCGATGACATCTCAGACTCCCAGGAATTCATTTTGACTCTTATGAAACTAAGACTTGGTCTCCACAATTATGACCTGGCTTTTCGATTTCAAATCGATCCCACCAGCGTGCCACGAATTTTGAACAAATGGATATCCATCTTCTTCAATACTCTTTCCCCACTTATCATGTGGCCTGAATCAGAACCTGAAAGAACAGAATATAGAAACCAAAGATGGAGACTGTTGAAGCTGAGGTATTTCCTTCTTATGGCTTATGATGGTATTGACAGCATGAAGGAGGACTGGCTCATACAGCAAAATGTGGATGAAATTATCAAGATCTGTGATGTTCTCAACAGTTTTATCGTTCTGGAAAAAACAATGTCTAGATACGTTCCAATTCTGCCAGAAACATCACCTTTTTTCATTGAACGGACAAAACCAATTGCTGTTGTGGTAAATCATAGTacaatagaaaaaaaacaagaaacacaaccttctgAGACAAATGAAGAAAATGTTAACAAGACTGAACAAAAGTATACAGAAAGTCAAGATAAACATATAGACgaagaaaacaaatcaaaaacaGATGATATTGAAGAGCATGTTGATTGTATTCAGACACAAAACAGAAATATCTCTAAATTCACCAAAGACATTCCACAGAGTGTTGGAGATGATGTTGACAAGGATCTTGAACTGCAGACCATTTGCCAGGAAATCCTTCAACAAGACTCCACTGAGAGCAGTAAATATGCATGTCAGAAGG
- the LOC137273899 gene encoding leucine-rich repeat-containing protein 40-like: protein MATRGRGKRVPFDPKAGFRKQQANESHDGVHAQILKQARQSGQLNLSGRGLETVPDKVWRLNLDVPEEAKNVSLDNSEDRWWEQVDLTKLLLVSNLLTELSEDIINFPALTVLDVHDNRLESLPQALGQLECLTKLDISRNKLKNLPLCVCQLKSLVSLHIEHNEVTELCDEIKYLNKLEDLDVSNNQLTTLPHSIGHLSHLLRLNVSHNKLTNLPPHIGCMDGLKYFEATHNQLVRLPDEFGNLRHLEQLYLRHNKLPYLPVLENCVDLKELHLGNNDIKGLTAEHLQHLTAVTILDLRDNKIAVLPDEITLLQGLQRLDLTNNDLSGLPYGLGTINSLKSIVLDGNPMKGIRRDIIMRGTMQLKKYLSSRIEEVEPVKQNGSSGLSTGGAGVMGAGDDGVKVHDLHQFKNLDYSNKKVNEVPLDVWEAAAKAEVTSVNLSKNTFTQLPDKLMLLCSSLKELNIGFNKLTVLHSDISLFLQLTTLDLRCNALSDLPGEMTSLQNLREITLSNNRFTLIPPVLYELPKLEILFVSDNKVETIDAAGLMKLTTLATLDLQNNNCSHFPPELGNCVSIKSLQLGGNPCRNPRPAILAKGTPAVMEYLRSRIVT, encoded by the exons ATGGCAACTAGAGGAAGGGGCAAAAGAGTTCCATTTGACCCGAAAGCTGGATTTCGTAAGCAACAAGCGAATGAGTCACACGATGGTGTTCATGCCCAAATTTTGAAACAGGCGCGGCAAAGTGGACAGCTCAATCTCTCAGGCAGAGGCCTTGAAACAG TCCCAGATAAAGTTTGGAGACTAAACCTGGATGTTCCTGAGGAAGCTAAGAATGTGTCGCTGGACAACTCGGAGGATCGGTGGTGGGAACAGGTTGACCTTACCAAACTCCTACTGGTATCCAATCTCCTGACAGAACTCTCAGAGGACATCATCAACTTCCCCGCTCTCACTGTGCTTGAT GTGCATGACAACAGATTGGAGTCCTTACCACAGGCTTTGGGACAACTGGAGTGCCTCACAAAACTGGACATCAG TCGTAACAAGCTGAAGAATCTGCcgttgtgtgtgtgtcagttgaAGAGTCTGGTCAGCCTCCATATAGAGCACAACGAAGTCACAGAGCTTTGTGATGAAATCAAATATCTGAACAAACTAGAGGATTTG GACGTGtccaacaatcagctgacaacACTGCCACATTCAATTGGTCATCTTAGTCATCTTCTTCGTCTGAATGTGTCGCACAACAAACTTACAAACCTCCCTCCACATATCGGCTGTATGGATG ggttgaaatattttgaagctACACACAATCAGTTGGTTCGCCTCCCAGATGAGTTCGGGAACCTGCGTCACCTTGAACAGCTGTATCTTCGTCACAACAAACTTCCTTACCTCCCTGTGCTGGAGAACTGTGTCGACCTCAAG GAATTACATTTGGGGAACAATGACATCAAGGGTTTGACAGCTGAACATCTACAGCATCTGACAGCCGTCACCATTCTTGACCTCCGAGACAACAAGATTGCAGTGCTTCCTGATGAGATCACACTACTCCAGGGCTTGCAGAGGCTTGACCTGACAAATAATGACTTGAGTGG TCTGCCATATGGCCTGGGTACGATAAACTCGCTGAAGTCAATTGTTCTGGATGGCAACCCAATGAAGGGAATCCGGCGAGACATCATCATG AGGGGCACAATGCAGTTGAAGAAATACTTGAGTAGTCGTATTGAGGAAGTGGAGCCGGTGAAGCAGAATGGCAGTTCTGGTCTGTCTACAGGGGGTGCTGGAGTGATGGGGGCAGGGGATGATGGCGTCAAGGTGCATGATCTCCACCAGTTTAAGAATCTTGATTAcag CAACAAGAAGGTGAACGAGGTACCGTTGGATGTATGGGAGGCTGCTGCAAAGGCTGAAGTGACCTCCGTGAACCTGAGCAAAAATACATTTACTCAGCTACCTGACAA ACTGATGCTGTTGTGCAGCTCCCTGAAGGAACTCAACATAGGCTTCAACAAACTGACTGTCCTTCACTCGGACATCAGCCTGTTTCTCCAGCTGACCACTCTTGACCTCAG GTGCAATGCCTTGTCAGATTTGCCTGGAGAGATGACATCTTTACAAAatttaagggagataactctgtcgAATAACAG gtttaccctcattCCTCCAGTGTTGTATGAGCTGCCAAAGTTAGAGatattgtttgtcagtgacaaCAAGGTTGAAACAATTGATGCTGCTGGTCTCATGAAGCTGACAACACTGGCAACTCTGGATCTTCAGAACAACAACTGTTCCCACTTTCCTCCTGAGCTGGGCAATTGTGTGTCCATCAA ATCACTGCAGCTAGGTGGTAACCCGTGTCGCAATCCACGACCAGCAATACTTGCCAAGGGCACACCGGCTGTCATGGAATACCTCCGCAGTCGGATTGTcacatga